The Echinicola rosea genome has a segment encoding these proteins:
- a CDS encoding transketolase, producing the protein MEKLSTEQLKKTASQVRRDIVRMVHDVQSGHPGASLGCTEFFVALYFNQLNHNKDFSIEGKGEDLFFLSNGHISPVWYSVLARSGYFNIDELKTFRKINSRLQGHPATEEGLPGIRIASGSLGQGLSVAIGAAQAKKIDGDDGVVYALMGDGEQQEGQIWEAAMYAPHHKVDNLIATIDFNGQQIDGPTDAVMNLKDLKAKWEAFGWEVIDTLKGNDMESVVSSLEYARTLLGKGKPVLNLLHTDMGYGVDFMVGTHKWHGVAPNDEQLKDALGQLEETLGDY; encoded by the coding sequence ATGGAAAAACTATCAACCGAACAACTTAAAAAAACCGCCTCACAGGTGAGACGGGACATTGTGCGCATGGTGCATGATGTACAGTCAGGACACCCTGGAGCATCCTTGGGATGTACAGAATTCTTTGTTGCCCTGTATTTTAACCAATTAAACCACAATAAAGACTTCTCAATAGAAGGAAAAGGAGAAGACCTTTTCTTTCTTTCAAACGGACATATTTCTCCAGTTTGGTACAGTGTTTTGGCCAGAAGCGGATATTTCAACATTGATGAGCTCAAGACATTCCGTAAAATCAACAGCCGTCTTCAAGGCCACCCGGCTACTGAAGAGGGATTGCCAGGCATTCGTATTGCTTCTGGTTCTTTGGGCCAAGGGCTATCTGTGGCTATTGGAGCTGCCCAGGCAAAAAAAATAGACGGCGATGACGGTGTCGTGTACGCCCTGATGGGTGACGGCGAGCAGCAAGAGGGACAAATCTGGGAAGCGGCCATGTACGCTCCTCACCATAAAGTGGACAACCTGATCGCTACCATCGACTTCAACGGTCAACAAATAGACGGTCCTACAGATGCTGTCATGAACCTGAAAGATTTAAAAGCAAAATGGGAAGCCTTTGGATGGGAAGTAATCGACACCCTGAAAGGCAATGATATGGAATCGGTAGTTTCCAGCCTTGAGTATGCACGAACCCTTTTGGGTAAGGGTAAGCCGGTATTGAACCTGCTCCACACTGACATGGGCTATGGAGTGGACTTTATGGTGGGCACACACAAGTGGCACGGAGTTGCTCCAAATGACGAGCAATTGAAAGATGCACTTGGTCAGCTGGAAGAAACCCTTGGCGACTATTAA
- the bcp gene encoding thioredoxin-dependent thiol peroxidase — MSLEVGNKAPDFEAKDQDGNTIKLSDYKGKKVVLYFYPKDNTPGCTAQACDLRDNYNALLDAGYVVLGISTDSEKSHKKFIEKHELPFPLIADEDKSVHELYNTWREKKNYGRTYMGTVRTTFVIDEEGNIADIIEKVKTKEHSNQILK; from the coding sequence ATGTCACTGGAAGTAGGAAACAAAGCCCCTGATTTTGAGGCAAAAGACCAAGATGGCAACACCATAAAACTGTCCGATTACAAAGGCAAAAAGGTGGTGCTGTATTTTTATCCAAAAGACAACACCCCTGGATGCACCGCGCAGGCCTGCGATCTTCGGGACAATTACAATGCCCTTTTGGATGCAGGATATGTGGTATTGGGCATCAGCACGGATTCTGAAAAATCACATAAGAAATTCATCGAGAAGCACGAGCTTCCCTTTCCGCTGATTGCCGATGAGGACAAATCAGTACACGAACTTTACAATACTTGGCGGGAGAAGAAAAACTACGGCAGGACCTATATGGGTACTGTCCGGACCACTTTTGTCATCGATGAAGAAGGCAATATCGCCGATATCATCGAAAAGGTAAAAACCAAAGAACATTCAAATCAAATACTTAAATAA
- a CDS encoding M23 family metallopeptidase, with translation MKLSSLLLLLFICTSTGNAVLAQIEKGYYQFPIKPGERNYLSGNMSEIRPNHFHSGIDIKTDGRQGLPVYAAADGYVYRMKISSYGYGNVLYLKHPNGQYTLYGHLKDFNARIADFMWHKMAEAEENDLQIYPDAMALPVKKGEIIAYSGNTGSSGGPHLHFEIRDSLDRALDPLKFGFSEVKDSTSPTVRAVAITPLTLESRINGKFERTVLRLNYRDNKFVVDGNISITGKVGIEVSGYDKLDGAYNPNGFPHFEIYEEDQKTFDVNVDKIDFNLGRFLLTHTHENRYTKLYTTPFNQFDFYSPDSLFSGAIEVTADSIKDVTVRLEDVFGNESLLKLSFKGEKKTHEVGSYSASRKRVEYIRNWMIIRANKTDGHKLAKFYVNGMMMDVMMSYEDPRFRTYIWDMDFGLPDSVDVCSEMIEPELQAKIPFDKEYYFSDGHTAIHFPKDALLETLFLHTERSTYYNRPAVKVNNDRGDYLRNEIEVSMDVSEYDGPRDHVYVYQLYANGYKRFLGGKWNDGQVTFKTKYFGTFVLVKDETPPSIRPIRINSSALRFSIRDNLSGIKRFEARIEGKWVIMRYEHKNGVIWTQKQDKAPFKGQFELKVTDNAGNQAVFSRKL, from the coding sequence TTGAAATTAAGTAGTTTACTCCTACTGCTGTTTATCTGTACATCAACGGGCAATGCGGTATTGGCCCAAATAGAAAAAGGGTACTACCAGTTTCCCATAAAACCCGGCGAGCGGAATTACCTCTCAGGAAACATGAGCGAAATCCGCCCCAATCATTTCCACAGCGGTATCGATATCAAGACGGACGGACGTCAGGGATTGCCTGTATATGCGGCTGCAGATGGCTATGTCTATCGCATGAAAATCTCCAGCTATGGTTATGGCAATGTGCTCTATCTCAAACATCCAAATGGCCAATACACCCTCTACGGTCACCTTAAAGACTTCAACGCCCGAATCGCTGATTTCATGTGGCATAAAATGGCAGAAGCAGAGGAAAATGACCTACAGATCTATCCCGACGCCATGGCGCTACCGGTCAAAAAAGGAGAGATCATTGCCTATTCCGGCAATACGGGCAGTTCTGGGGGGCCTCACCTTCATTTTGAAATCAGGGATTCATTGGACAGGGCACTTGACCCACTGAAATTTGGATTTAGTGAAGTCAAAGACAGCACCTCCCCCACTGTCAGGGCTGTGGCCATTACCCCCCTGACACTGGAAAGTAGGATCAACGGAAAATTTGAACGGACGGTCCTTCGACTCAATTACCGGGACAATAAATTCGTAGTGGACGGAAACATTTCCATCACCGGAAAAGTGGGCATCGAAGTCAGTGGATACGACAAGCTGGATGGAGCCTATAACCCCAATGGTTTCCCGCATTTTGAAATTTACGAGGAAGACCAAAAGACTTTTGATGTTAACGTTGACAAGATTGACTTTAACTTGGGCAGGTTTCTATTGACACATACCCATGAAAATCGTTACACAAAACTGTACACTACACCTTTCAATCAATTCGATTTCTACAGTCCTGATAGCCTATTCAGCGGTGCCATCGAAGTGACTGCCGATAGCATCAAGGATGTAACCGTCCGGTTGGAAGATGTTTTTGGAAATGAAAGCTTGCTCAAACTCAGTTTCAAAGGGGAAAAGAAAACCCACGAGGTGGGCAGTTACAGTGCAAGCCGTAAAAGGGTCGAGTACATCCGAAACTGGATGATCATTAGAGCGAACAAGACAGATGGGCACAAATTGGCCAAATTTTACGTCAACGGCATGATGATGGACGTTATGATGTCTTATGAAGACCCCAGGTTCAGGACCTATATTTGGGACATGGATTTTGGACTTCCGGATTCTGTAGATGTATGCTCAGAAATGATCGAACCCGAACTACAGGCCAAAATCCCATTTGACAAGGAATATTATTTCAGCGATGGCCATACGGCCATCCATTTTCCAAAGGATGCCCTTCTGGAGACCTTATTTCTCCATACCGAAAGAAGCACCTATTATAATCGCCCAGCTGTAAAAGTCAATAACGACCGGGGCGATTATCTAAGGAATGAAATAGAAGTAAGCATGGACGTCAGTGAATATGATGGCCCCAGAGACCATGTGTACGTGTACCAGTTGTATGCAAATGGCTACAAGCGCTTTCTCGGGGGCAAATGGAATGACGGCCAAGTCACCTTCAAAACGAAATATTTTGGTACTTTTGTATTGGTAAAGGACGAAACACCTCCCAGTATTCGTCCCATCCGTATCAACTCCTCAGCGTTGCGCTTTTCGATAAGAGACAATCTATCAGGTATCAAGCGGTTTGAAGCCAGGATTGAAGGAAAGTGGGTGATCATGCGGTATGAACATAAAAATGGTGTAATTTGGACGCAAAAGCAGGACAAGGCACCTTTCAAAGGCCAATTTGAGCTAAAAGTCACTGATAATGCCGGTAATCAGGCAGTTTTTAGCAGGAAACTTTAG
- a CDS encoding fumarylacetoacetate hydrolase family protein, translating to MKIIAIGRNYAKHIEELENERPDNPVVFLKPDTALIKNNLPFYLPEFSNDVHHEVELVLKINKEGKFIKKEFAHRYFGEIGIGIDFTARDIQQQCKEKGLPWEISKAFNGSAPIGNFLPVSDFKDFADINFHLDINGELKQKGNTSMMLFDFGVIIEYVSQFFTLKKGDLIFTGTPAGVGKVNTGDRLEAYIEDQKLMDFEIK from the coding sequence ATGAAGATTATAGCCATAGGGCGAAATTACGCCAAACACATCGAAGAATTAGAAAATGAAAGACCTGATAATCCAGTCGTTTTTCTCAAGCCTGACACGGCGCTCATAAAGAACAACCTTCCTTTTTACCTGCCTGAATTTTCCAACGACGTCCATCATGAGGTCGAGCTGGTACTGAAAATCAACAAAGAAGGGAAGTTCATCAAAAAAGAGTTTGCGCACCGCTATTTTGGGGAGATCGGCATTGGCATTGATTTTACAGCGCGGGACATTCAGCAGCAATGCAAAGAAAAGGGGCTTCCATGGGAAATTTCCAAGGCATTTAATGGCTCAGCACCTATAGGAAATTTCCTGCCTGTAAGTGATTTCAAGGATTTTGCGGACATTAATTTCCACCTTGACATCAATGGTGAACTCAAGCAAAAAGGTAACACCTCTATGATGCTATTTGATTTTGGAGTGATCATTGAATATGTTTCCCAGTTTTTCACGTTGAAAAAAGGAGACCTGATCTTTACCGGCACTCCTGCGGGGGTGGGAAAAGTAAATACAGGTGATCGGCTTGAAGCCTATATAGAAGACCAAAAACTAATGGATTTTGAAATTAAGTAG
- a CDS encoding pirin family protein: protein MSNTDLVIPERSRDIGDFLVGRLLPFRKKRMVGPFVFIDHMGPSEIKPGHYMDIGQHPHIGLSTLTFLLEGEMIHEDSLGTKQLIAPGSVNWMTAGRGVTHTERTPPEMRDGNTYPIHGYQIWVALPKDKEFMEPQFHHIDAKDLPHWQDQGASFTLVAGKGYDKSSPVPVHSDLFMIDIKTSEDYELEIVGHLEGEIGICIVTGEVNACDNVVGKDNLLVSKIDDQCALRIKKDSHIILFGGPAFPEERFIEWNYVASDKATIEAAKAKWKSKDWPMIKGDDSYIPWP from the coding sequence ATGTCCAATACAGACCTAGTAATACCTGAAAGAAGCCGTGACATTGGCGACTTTTTAGTCGGGCGTCTATTGCCCTTTAGAAAAAAACGGATGGTGGGACCATTTGTGTTTATTGACCATATGGGGCCATCGGAAATCAAGCCGGGGCATTATATGGATATCGGCCAGCATCCCCATATTGGACTATCCACGCTTACTTTTTTGCTCGAGGGAGAAATGATCCATGAAGACAGCTTGGGTACAAAACAACTGATCGCTCCAGGGTCTGTAAACTGGATGACAGCAGGTCGCGGTGTGACCCATACCGAAAGGACTCCTCCGGAAATGCGTGATGGCAACACCTACCCCATCCACGGCTACCAAATTTGGGTAGCACTGCCAAAGGATAAGGAATTCATGGAGCCCCAATTTCACCATATTGACGCCAAAGACCTTCCGCACTGGCAGGACCAAGGAGCCTCCTTTACCTTGGTAGCCGGAAAAGGCTATGATAAATCTTCTCCAGTCCCCGTACATTCTGATCTTTTTATGATCGACATCAAGACCTCCGAAGACTATGAACTGGAGATCGTCGGACACTTGGAGGGAGAGATCGGAATTTGTATCGTCACGGGAGAAGTCAATGCCTGCGACAATGTAGTAGGAAAAGACAACCTGTTGGTTTCCAAGATCGATGACCAATGCGCCCTGCGCATCAAGAAGGATAGCCATATCATCCTGTTTGGGGGGCCAGCATTTCCTGAAGAACGCTTCATCGAATGGAATTATGTAGCCAGTGACAAAGCCACCATCGAAGCAGCCAAAGCAAAATGGAAAAGTAAGGACTGGCCGATGATTAAAGGAGATGACTCCTATATTCCATGGCCCTAG
- a CDS encoding MCP four helix bundle domain-containing protein, protein MKWIYSIKSRMTIAVLLMVLFVSVFIKNMLDEENVSELTTSCSTIYQDRLLPESYIYHLSDFLNKKQRLIDKCNDQSDFERLEVVNDGFNAEIDDIMVAFEATYLTPEEATALSALGNNIDALYTVENAIQKGDKETIDFQLAKGRFSELISKASTDLKTLSDIQLTVGKQVNDDSKRIMAGSSILTRFETAILVVLGLVINALVFGLISSKSKIRQRPNWN, encoded by the coding sequence ATGAAATGGATTTATAGTATAAAAAGCAGAATGACTATTGCCGTATTATTAATGGTATTGTTCGTTTCGGTTTTCATTAAGAATATGCTTGATGAAGAAAATGTATCTGAGCTCACCACTTCCTGTTCGACTATCTATCAGGACAGGTTGTTACCTGAGAGTTATATTTATCATTTATCGGATTTTCTCAACAAGAAACAACGACTCATCGATAAATGTAATGACCAGTCGGATTTCGAGCGTTTAGAGGTGGTAAATGATGGATTCAATGCAGAAATAGATGATATCATGGTAGCTTTTGAGGCTACTTACCTTACTCCGGAAGAAGCCACAGCACTATCTGCACTCGGGAACAACATTGATGCTTTATACACTGTAGAAAATGCTATCCAGAAAGGGGATAAAGAGACCATTGATTTTCAACTGGCCAAGGGAAGGTTCAGTGAATTGATAAGTAAGGCATCAACGGATCTGAAGACCCTTTCGGATATTCAGTTGACAGTGGGGAAGCAGGTAAATGACGATTCCAAACGGATCATGGCTGGCAGCTCCATTCTCACACGCTTTGAAACGGCCATTTTAGTGGTACTTGGATTGGTGATCAATGCCTTGGTTTTTGGATTGATATCAAGCAAGAGTAAGATAAGACAACGTCCAAACTGGAATTAA
- a CDS encoding ABC transporter ATP-binding protein, with product MSTEKKERKVTIGHVFKTIIWPRRKQLFIGLFLIIISRLAGLVLPGASKYLMDEVIPNNNMQLLKWLVIAVGAAVAIQAVTSFALTQILSVEAQHLIAKLRSKVQRHIIRLPLRFFDNAKTGELVSRIMTDVEGVRNLVGTGLAQMIGGVLTSVICLGLLIYISPMMTLYVLVPVIIFGLISLKAFGKIRPIFRERGKINADVTGRLTETLGGIRVIKGFNAEAQEVKTFEDGVLRLYLNIKSSLTTTSMVTSAATLLLGLASAGIMGIGGYMIMNGELTFGDFLAFTLYLGFMIAPIVQMSNIGSQLTEAFAGLDRTEEIMNIPLEEDERKRNIQLPAIKGNVEFTAVRFAYEPGKDVVKGVSFQAPAGTMTALVGTSGSGKTTVAGLVASFLSPNSGLVTVDGQDLQQVSLSSYRSQLGVVLQDDFLFEGTIRENIRFPRPDATTEQLMQAVFAAHVHEFTDRFEDGLDTMIGERGVKLSGGQKQRIAIARAILADPRILILDEATSNLDTESETLIQESLKKLMRGRTSFVIAHRLSTIRQADQILVVEKGEIVERGQHEALMEKKGRYYELYTYQARI from the coding sequence ATGTCAACGGAAAAGAAAGAAAGAAAAGTTACGATAGGCCACGTCTTCAAAACCATTATTTGGCCAAGGCGAAAACAATTGTTTATAGGCTTGTTTTTGATCATCATCAGTCGTCTTGCGGGGTTGGTTTTGCCAGGCGCCAGCAAGTACCTGATGGATGAGGTGATTCCAAACAATAACATGCAGTTATTGAAGTGGTTGGTCATTGCAGTAGGAGCCGCGGTGGCGATTCAAGCGGTTACGAGCTTTGCGCTCACACAGATTCTCAGTGTGGAAGCCCAGCACCTCATTGCCAAGTTAAGGTCAAAGGTTCAACGCCACATAATCCGTCTTCCCCTGCGGTTCTTTGACAACGCCAAAACAGGGGAGTTGGTTTCCAGGATCATGACAGATGTTGAAGGTGTTCGTAACCTAGTGGGTACGGGGTTGGCACAGATGATTGGAGGGGTGTTGACTTCTGTGATCTGCCTAGGGCTGTTGATTTATATCAGTCCGATGATGACCCTTTACGTGTTGGTACCGGTAATTATTTTCGGATTGATTTCCTTGAAGGCTTTTGGCAAAATTAGGCCTATTTTTAGAGAAAGGGGAAAAATCAATGCTGATGTGACGGGAAGACTTACCGAAACGTTGGGAGGTATCCGTGTCATCAAAGGTTTTAATGCAGAAGCCCAAGAAGTAAAGACGTTTGAAGATGGGGTATTACGATTATACCTCAACATCAAATCCAGCTTGACTACCACCAGTATGGTGACCAGTGCCGCTACTTTGTTATTGGGATTGGCATCAGCTGGAATTATGGGAATCGGTGGCTATATGATCATGAACGGTGAGCTTACCTTTGGGGATTTTTTGGCCTTTACACTCTATCTAGGGTTTATGATCGCCCCGATCGTACAGATGAGTAATATCGGCAGTCAGCTCACCGAGGCTTTTGCTGGTCTGGATCGTACGGAAGAAATCATGAACATCCCATTGGAAGAGGATGAAAGGAAAAGGAACATCCAGCTTCCTGCAATCAAGGGAAACGTGGAATTTACAGCCGTTCGTTTTGCTTACGAACCTGGTAAAGATGTGGTCAAGGGAGTGAGTTTCCAAGCACCGGCCGGTACCATGACGGCGTTGGTGGGGACTTCAGGATCTGGTAAGACGACCGTGGCAGGCTTGGTGGCGTCATTTCTTTCCCCTAACAGCGGTTTGGTAACCGTAGATGGACAAGATCTTCAGCAAGTCAGTTTGTCAAGTTATAGAAGCCAGTTAGGGGTGGTGCTGCAGGATGATTTCCTGTTTGAAGGAACTATTCGGGAAAATATCCGTTTCCCCCGTCCTGATGCGACTACGGAACAACTCATGCAGGCGGTCTTTGCAGCACATGTCCATGAATTTACTGATCGGTTTGAGGACGGCTTGGATACGATGATTGGTGAACGCGGTGTAAAACTGTCCGGTGGACAAAAACAACGGATCGCGATTGCCAGGGCTATTTTGGCAGATCCGCGCATATTGATCTTGGATGAAGCCACTTCAAACCTTGATACAGAAAGTGAGACTTTGATCCAAGAAAGCCTCAAGAAGCTAATGAGGGGAAGGACTTCTTTTGTGATCGCCCACCGTCTGAGTACGATTCGCCAGGCAGACCAGATTTTAGTGGTAGAAAAAGGTGAGATCGTCGAGCGTGGTCAGCATGAGGCCTTGATGGAGAAGAAAGGCAGGTACTATGAGCTTTACACCTATCAGGCTAGAATTTAA
- a CDS encoding TonB-dependent receptor: MKVGPIPERNWYWMISFLSLIISLKGNAQDNSVRQKLIPLDTARVYDIDEVTVWTSRTKFDLTSPMPAQILRGKDLEQLNSFSVADAVRYFSGVQLKDYGGIGGLKTVNVRSLGSAHTSVFYDGVIIANAQNGQVDLGKFSLDNIEAIELYNGQKSSIFQPAKGFFTSNALYMQSKSPKLSEEDKSRVKGSFETGSFGLVNPSVLFERHLGKEFSLAANVELVRANGKYNYRYQKEGGYDTTAVRQNGDITSIRSEVTLYQEFKSGGKATYKAYYYDSERGLPGAIVANIFSHYQRLWDRNFFIQAQLQKSLFDKHDMLFNVKYSRDYSRYVDPDYQTIEGALDNRYYQNGLYASLVNQYRVNSWWNVSLAGDLIYNALDANLYRFAYPTRYSYYLALSSAMEWDRLEIQTNLLGAYVDEQVEYYQQGDDQKVFCPVISVSYQPFGGYEALRLRAFYKESFRMPTFNDLYYTFVGNTYLRPEFTEQYNLGATWYHEPAEGFWKAFNVQVDAYYNQVTDKIVAMPSANLFRWTMMNLGKVEIKGLETNANVTMGFTKGVLLDFGLSYTFQHAIDITEGSTVYGDQIPYTPVHSGSFTASATYHNWQLNYSYIYTGERYSQKANIPVNHVQPWYTSDLGLSWNKAIGKTKCNLGLEVNNIFNQYYDVVLNFPMPGRNYRLKLSVNV; encoded by the coding sequence ATGAAGGTTGGCCCTATTCCGGAAAGGAATTGGTATTGGATGATCAGTTTTCTGTCTTTAATCATTTCTCTCAAGGGAAATGCCCAGGATAATAGTGTCCGGCAGAAGCTTATTCCCCTGGACACGGCCCGGGTTTATGATATTGATGAAGTGACGGTATGGACAAGCCGCACTAAATTTGACCTGACATCCCCCATGCCCGCTCAAATCCTCCGCGGAAAAGATCTGGAGCAGCTTAACAGTTTTTCTGTGGCTGATGCAGTTCGTTACTTTTCAGGTGTTCAGTTAAAGGACTATGGAGGGATCGGAGGACTAAAAACTGTCAATGTACGAAGTCTGGGCAGCGCGCATACCAGTGTGTTTTATGATGGCGTGATTATAGCCAACGCCCAAAATGGCCAAGTGGATTTGGGAAAATTCTCCTTGGACAATATCGAGGCCATCGAACTTTATAATGGCCAGAAATCATCTATTTTCCAGCCCGCCAAAGGTTTTTTCACATCCAATGCTCTATATATGCAAAGCAAAAGCCCTAAGCTATCCGAAGAAGATAAATCCCGTGTCAAGGGTTCTTTTGAGACAGGTTCATTTGGACTGGTCAATCCATCTGTCCTTTTTGAAAGGCATTTGGGAAAAGAGTTTTCCTTGGCAGCAAATGTGGAGCTTGTCAGGGCCAATGGAAAGTACAACTACCGATACCAAAAGGAAGGAGGCTATGATACCACTGCAGTTCGGCAAAATGGTGATATCACTTCGATACGAAGCGAAGTGACCCTTTATCAGGAGTTTAAGTCAGGGGGGAAGGCCACATACAAGGCCTACTACTATGATTCCGAAAGGGGGCTTCCTGGTGCCATTGTGGCCAATATATTCAGTCATTATCAGCGACTTTGGGACAGAAATTTCTTTATACAGGCACAATTGCAAAAGTCGCTCTTTGACAAGCATGATATGCTTTTTAATGTGAAATACAGTAGGGATTACAGTCGGTATGTGGATCCTGATTATCAGACCATTGAAGGAGCGCTTGACAACCGGTATTACCAAAACGGGCTGTATGCCTCTCTGGTAAATCAATACAGGGTCAATTCTTGGTGGAATGTTTCCCTTGCCGGTGACTTAATATACAATGCGTTGGATGCGAACCTCTACCGATTTGCGTACCCGACACGCTATTCCTATTATTTGGCCCTTTCCAGTGCGATGGAGTGGGACAGGCTAGAAATCCAGACTAATCTGCTGGGAGCCTATGTGGATGAACAGGTCGAATATTACCAGCAGGGTGACGATCAAAAGGTATTTTGTCCCGTGATCTCTGTTTCCTATCAGCCCTTTGGCGGATATGAAGCATTACGGCTCAGGGCCTTTTATAAGGAATCCTTCCGGATGCCCACTTTTAATGACCTGTACTACACTTTTGTAGGCAATACTTACCTGAGGCCGGAGTTTACCGAACAGTATAATTTGGGCGCTACCTGGTACCATGAACCCGCGGAAGGGTTCTGGAAGGCCTTTAATGTCCAAGTGGATGCCTATTATAACCAGGTGACCGATAAGATTGTGGCTATGCCATCGGCCAATCTGTTCAGGTGGACCATGATGAACTTGGGAAAGGTAGAAATCAAAGGTTTGGAGACCAATGCAAACGTGACAATGGGGTTTACGAAAGGAGTTTTGCTCGATTTTGGGCTGAGTTATACTTTTCAGCATGCCATTGACATCACTGAAGGAAGTACGGTCTATGGTGACCAGATTCCTTACACCCCTGTCCACAGTGGCTCGTTTACTGCCTCTGCCACCTATCATAATTGGCAACTCAATTACAGCTATATCTATACCGGTGAACGTTACAGCCAAAAAGCAAATATCCCGGTAAATCATGTACAGCCTTGGTACACCAGTGATTTAGGATTGAGCTGGAACAAGGCAATTGGGAAGACCAAATGCAATCTGGGGTTGGAAGTGAATAACATTTTCAACCAATATTATGACGTGGTACTGAATTTTCCCATGCCGGGAAGGAATTACCGCTTAAAGCTGTCCGTAAATGTTTGA
- a CDS encoding DUF5074 domain-containing protein has product MKKYKWLYLALVIGLILSSCREEESIAPPEKEELPQQEVSYIEGFYLLNEGNMNMNKASLDYYDYASGVYSRNVYGAANPFATLGLGDVGNDIGVYGDKLYAVINCSNKVEVMDVATTERIQVLDSKNCRYVAFANGYAYISAYDGEVSLGPDKPNGFIAKYDTTHLELVDQIEVGRQPEEMAISNGKLYIANSGGYSPPHYENTISVIDLDSFQKIRDIHVAINLHRVRADGHGNIYVSSRGDYYDIPSDLYIIDAETDAVTHEFDLSCANLDIQGDTAYVIGSEFSYYTGQWTTHYSMINTQTKEVLAEPFIPHELIEKIKTPYGVAVDPVSKNIYITDAGDYVSPGRLYAYNPTSDSLLFEQVTGDIPAHFAFVSKKNTKF; this is encoded by the coding sequence ATGAAAAAATACAAGTGGCTTTATTTGGCCTTGGTAATTGGATTGATCCTTTCCTCATGTAGGGAAGAGGAGTCCATTGCCCCACCAGAAAAAGAAGAATTGCCCCAACAGGAAGTTTCCTACATTGAAGGGTTTTACCTGCTCAATGAAGGCAATATGAATATGAACAAGGCCTCTTTGGACTATTATGATTATGCTTCTGGTGTCTATAGTAGGAATGTGTACGGTGCTGCTAATCCCTTTGCAACGCTTGGACTGGGAGATGTGGGCAATGATATTGGTGTCTATGGTGATAAGTTATATGCCGTGATCAATTGCTCCAATAAGGTGGAAGTAATGGACGTGGCCACTACCGAACGAATACAGGTGTTGGATTCCAAAAACTGCCGTTATGTGGCCTTTGCTAATGGCTATGCTTATATAAGTGCCTATGATGGTGAGGTTTCCCTTGGTCCTGATAAGCCCAATGGTTTTATCGCCAAATATGACACGACCCATCTGGAGCTGGTGGACCAAATTGAAGTGGGTAGGCAACCTGAGGAAATGGCTATTTCGAATGGTAAGTTGTATATCGCCAATTCGGGTGGATATAGTCCTCCACATTATGAAAATACCATTTCGGTAATCGACCTTGACAGTTTCCAAAAGATCAGGGATATCCATGTGGCCATCAATCTCCATCGGGTAAGGGCTGATGGTCACGGGAATATCTATGTCAGTTCCAGAGGGGACTATTATGACATTCCTTCAGACCTGTACATCATCGATGCCGAAACCGATGCGGTAACCCATGAGTTTGATCTTTCCTGTGCCAATTTGGACATACAAGGAGATACGGCCTATGTGATTGGATCTGAGTTCAGCTATTATACTGGACAATGGACTACCCACTATTCCATGATCAATACCCAGACCAAGGAGGTTTTGGCTGAGCCCTTTATCCCCCATGAATTGATCGAAAAGATCAAGACGCCTTATGGGGTTGCTGTGGATCCTGTTTCCAAAAACATCTATATCACAGATGCAGGTGATTATGTGTCACCAGGCAGACTCTACGCATATAACCCTACATCAGACAGTTTGTTGTTTGAGCAGGTGACTGGGGATATTCCGGCCCATTTTGCATTTGTATCCAAGAAAAACACCAAGTTTTAA